A stretch of the Zerene cesonia ecotype Mississippi chromosome 4, Zerene_cesonia_1.1, whole genome shotgun sequence genome encodes the following:
- the LOC119839666 gene encoding RNA-binding protein MEX3B-like, with product MTIRVHIFYNSFSLVSGCKIKALRAKTNTYIKTPVRGEEPVFVVTGRKEDVARAKREILSAAEHFSQIRASRKCGAAPPPPAGAPGHVTAQVRVPYRVVGLVVGPKGATIKRIQHTTHTYIVTPSREREPVFEVTGLPESVEAARKEIEAHIALRTGAAGGAATGTGAPGSEGEPLAQLYRAGLASLLRPEQEAAFSSAGSCSSGGSSGRLGDLLGIWSSTERDEGLGESPSFESPGAGGVWAWGPPRPSPAASPARTCAVCGERGVAAALVPCGHNLFCLECAQRLAATAAPCPACAAPAHQAIRILS from the coding sequence ATGACAATACGCGtgcacattttttataattcctttTCTCTTGTTTCAGGTTGTAAAATCAAAGCTCTACGCgcaaaaacaaacacatacatcaAGACACCGGTGCGCGGAGAGGAACCCGTGTTTGTAGTCACGGGGCGCAAAGAGGACGTCGCGCGGGCTAAACGCGAGATCCTCTCCGCCGCCGAGCACTTCTCACAAATTCGCGCGTCACGCAAGTGTGGTGCCGCCCCGCCACCACCCGCTGGGGCGCCCGGCCACGTCACAGCCCAAGTGCGGGTGCCCTATCGCGTCGTCGGCCTCGTAGTTGGCCCAAAAGGAGCTACCATCAAACGCATCCAGCAtacaacacacacatacattgtGACACCGTCGCGTGAACGCGAGCCGGTCTTTGAAGTGACCGGGCTGCCCGAGAGCGTTGAAGCAGCCCGTAAAGAGATTGAAGCGCATATCGCTTTGCGTACTGGGGCAGCTGGAGGTGCAGCGACGGGAACTGGGGCGCCTGGGAGCGAGGGAGAACCTCTCGCGCAGTTATATCGTGCGGGTTTAGCCTCACTTCTGCGCCCTGAGCAAGAGGCCGCTTTCTCATCTGCTGGATCTTGCTCGTCTGGCGGCTCCTCAGGCAGACTCGGCGATCTGCTTGGCATCTGGTCATCTACAGAGCGCGACGAGGGGCTTGGTGAGTCGCCGTCGTTCGAGTCACCCGGCGCAGGCGGCGTGTGGGCGTGGGGACCGCCTAGGCCATCGCCGGCTGCGTCGCCCGCGCGCACGTGCGCCGTGTGCGGCGAACGCGGGGTGGCGGCGGCGCTGGTGCCGTGTGGCCACAATCTGTTCTGCCTGGAGTGCGCGCAGAGACTCGCCGCGACGGCCGCGCCGTGCCCCGCCTGCGCTGCGCCCGCACATCAAGCCATTCGCATACTCTCGTAA